A genomic region of Canis aureus isolate CA01 chromosome 16, VMU_Caureus_v.1.0, whole genome shotgun sequence contains the following coding sequences:
- the GNGT2 gene encoding guanine nucleotide-binding protein G(I)/G(S)/G(O) subunit gamma-T2 yields MAQELSEKELLKMEVEQLKKEVKNPRALISKTGKEIKDYVEAEAGNDPLLKGIPEDKNPFKEKGGCMIS; encoded by the exons ATGGCCCAGGAGCTCAGCGAGAAGGAGCTACTGAAGATGGAGGTGGAACAGCTGAAGAAGGAAGTGAAGAACCCAAGAGCTCTG ATTTCCAAGACAGGAAAGGAAATCAAGGATTATGTGGAGGCTGAAGCAGGAAACGACCCTCTCCTCAAAGGCATCCCTGAAGACAAGAATCCCTTCAAGGAAAAAGGTGGTTGTATGATAAGCTGA